A stretch of Candidatus Eisenbacteria bacterium DNA encodes these proteins:
- a CDS encoding SLBB domain-containing protein, which translates to MLAKHLSIAILFLATLSLASAFYAPEADSAERAQQFQFQSPTPEQVQKARERLKETSPRGKQEETLAPAEAAPTPVERPLSPFEQYVRGISPLTVSTELRQFGYDLFEQPPSTFAPVEAVPVGPGYLLGPGDELRINLWGKVTAEHTVTIDREGKISLPETGVLHLSGLTFLEGKEFLEREFGRYYKPGEVKSNVGMGRLRTIMVYIVGKAEKPGSYTLSSLSSLINALFAAGGPSKIGSMRDVQVKRQGATIVHFDVYDFLMKGDKSKDIRLMPEDVIFVPANGPLVGIAGNVKAPAIYELEEETRLTSFLEMAGGVTASGYLQRVQVERVFENRAKVTLDVNLEELTEEDNIVLRDGDLVRVFSITQAVTNPIELRGNILRPGTYQWREGIKAKDIIRNSDELLPDAFLDFALVERLVPPDLHKEYLWISLGKLLLEGDEKENLKLKPYDTITIFNKWDLIDREHVRVTGAVNKPGEYEYRPNMKLSDLVKLGGGLKRHAYAGEAEMTRVTPTPAGPKTEKIIVNPEKAIDGDPVYDVELTQDDYLFIRTVPEWELYRVTSITGEVKFPGQYTIKKGETLSSLIERAGGFTDKAYLKGAAFTRESTRNLQQRHIDESIDRLEQQILSSSTAAAEAALTAEAAQQARTVMEQRRALLSKMRAARAQGRIAIRLDVLEKFKGSSSDIACEAGDSLNIPRMPSQVQVIGSIYNPTAFVYDSGASISTYVEKAGGLTRDADKREMYVLKADGTVQSNRQEGGFLGLGGFMSSKLDPGDTIVVPEKLQRIVWLREIKDITTVLYQIAVTAGVLIVTF; encoded by the coding sequence ATGCTAGCAAAACATCTATCCATTGCCATCCTGTTTCTGGCTACACTGTCTCTTGCATCTGCGTTTTATGCCCCGGAAGCCGATTCGGCCGAAAGAGCGCAACAGTTTCAGTTTCAATCTCCCACCCCTGAGCAGGTCCAGAAAGCTAGAGAAAGGCTGAAGGAGACGAGTCCGCGGGGAAAGCAGGAGGAGACGCTTGCCCCGGCTGAGGCAGCCCCAACGCCGGTTGAAAGGCCGCTCTCTCCTTTTGAGCAATATGTCCGGGGAATAAGTCCTCTCACTGTCTCCACCGAATTGAGACAATTCGGCTATGACCTGTTTGAACAGCCTCCCTCCACCTTTGCCCCGGTTGAAGCCGTCCCGGTGGGTCCGGGCTATCTTCTTGGACCCGGGGACGAATTGAGGATAAACCTTTGGGGCAAGGTTACCGCCGAGCACACTGTGACAATTGACCGGGAGGGGAAGATATCGCTCCCCGAAACAGGGGTATTGCATTTATCCGGACTCACGTTCCTGGAGGGAAAGGAGTTCCTGGAGAGGGAGTTCGGCCGCTACTACAAACCTGGCGAGGTCAAGTCAAACGTAGGCATGGGCAGGCTCAGAACAATAATGGTCTATATTGTGGGAAAAGCAGAGAAACCAGGAAGCTATACTCTCTCTTCACTCTCCAGTCTCATCAATGCCCTTTTTGCAGCCGGCGGACCGAGCAAGATTGGCTCAATGAGGGATGTTCAAGTGAAGAGACAAGGGGCGACCATTGTCCACTTCGATGTGTATGATTTTCTCATGAAGGGCGACAAGAGCAAGGATATCCGGTTGATGCCGGAAGATGTGATCTTTGTTCCGGCAAACGGCCCTCTTGTGGGAATTGCGGGAAATGTCAAGGCGCCAGCGATCTATGAACTTGAGGAAGAGACAAGGCTCACGTCCTTTCTGGAGATGGCCGGGGGAGTGACTGCAAGCGGGTACCTCCAGCGGGTTCAGGTGGAAAGGGTTTTTGAAAATCGGGCAAAGGTGACCCTCGATGTCAATCTCGAAGAGCTGACGGAGGAAGACAACATCGTGCTGAGAGATGGCGATCTAGTCAGGGTCTTCTCCATCACTCAGGCCGTAACTAATCCGATCGAGCTGAGAGGAAACATCCTGAGGCCTGGAACCTACCAGTGGAGGGAAGGGATCAAGGCAAAAGACATCATAAGAAACTCTGACGAGCTTCTGCCTGATGCATTCTTGGACTTTGCCCTTGTAGAGCGGCTAGTCCCACCTGACCTCCACAAGGAGTATTTGTGGATCAGCTTAGGGAAGCTTCTGCTTGAGGGTGATGAGAAAGAAAACTTGAAGCTAAAGCCGTACGATACGATTACAATCTTCAACAAATGGGATTTGATAGACAGGGAACATGTCCGCGTAACGGGAGCGGTAAACAAACCCGGGGAATATGAGTATCGCCCGAACATGAAACTTTCGGACCTTGTGAAACTCGGAGGAGGCCTGAAGAGGCACGCATACGCAGGTGAGGCAGAGATGACCAGGGTCACTCCGACGCCCGCCGGGCCGAAGACCGAGAAGATCATAGTTAATCCTGAGAAGGCCATTGATGGAGATCCGGTATACGACGTCGAGCTCACGCAGGACGATTACCTTTTTATCAGGACTGTTCCTGAATGGGAACTCTACCGGGTGACCAGCATCACGGGCGAAGTTAAGTTTCCAGGGCAGTACACAATCAAGAAAGGCGAGACGCTGTCATCCCTGATTGAACGCGCAGGAGGTTTTACTGACAAGGCATACTTGAAAGGTGCAGCCTTCACCAGAGAGTCAACAAGAAACCTCCAGCAGCGGCACATCGATGAGTCTATAGACCGGCTGGAACAGCAGATACTTTCCTCATCAACTGCGGCTGCTGAGGCAGCCCTCACAGCAGAGGCGGCACAGCAAGCGAGGACAGTTATGGAGCAGAGGCGTGCCCTCCTCTCAAAGATGCGGGCGGCCAGGGCCCAGGGCAGAATCGCCATTAGGTTGGATGTTCTAGAGAAGTTCAAGGGATCCTCCTCAGACATTGCCTGCGAAGCCGGTGATTCTCTGAACATCCCCAGGATGCCGAGCCAGGTTCAGGTCATCGGCTCCATCTATAATCCGACCGCCTTTGTGTATGATTCCGGTGCATCAATCTCGACCTATGTCGAAAAAGCAGGCGGCTTGACCAGGGATGCCGACAAGAGAGAGATGTACGTGCTCAAGGCAGATGGGACAGTCCAGAGCAACAGGCAGGAAGGCGGATTTCTGGGCCTCGGAGGATTCATGTCCTCCAAGCTCGACCCGGGAGATACAATTGTCGTACCCGAAAAACTTCAGAGAATTGTCTGGTTGAGAGAAATAAAAGACATAACTACCGTGCTTTATCAGATTGCAGTGACAGCAGGAGTCTTGATCGTAACATTCTAG
- a CDS encoding GNVR domain-containing protein, with the protein MNGTPQENFEKDEINPVEYFRILMKRRQLIGMIVGIAFLVSLVYSLWLVKTYDATASILPPQQEVTGAFQLPGAISSLGGSFLGIKTPADLWVGILRSQVIKDAIIDRFNLMKAFGVETKDDARGALNGMVRVTKSKEDIISITVVDTDPKRAAALANAFVEELDRINKSILTTSGRRMRVFVEARVKQASEELATAEDAVKAFQEKNRAVKLDDQSKAIIEAFANVKGQLMVREVELQTLLSYATPTNPQVELLKTQVEELKEKLRELEEGKGKILNPSSKDIFIPTSRLPDLSLQYARLLRDAKVQETVNGLLTQQYEMARIQEAKDSPTVQVLDTAQVPERKAGPNRKRIILVSTFAAGVFGVFLAFFLDYLEKVKMQQPRLQGKIA; encoded by the coding sequence ATGAACGGCACTCCCCAAGAAAACTTTGAAAAGGATGAGATTAATCCCGTCGAGTACTTCCGTATCTTGATGAAACGGAGGCAGCTCATCGGGATGATTGTCGGTATTGCCTTCCTCGTTTCCCTTGTCTACAGCCTCTGGCTCGTCAAGACATATGATGCAACAGCGAGTATTCTTCCGCCGCAGCAGGAAGTTACTGGAGCATTCCAGCTGCCTGGCGCCATCAGCAGTCTGGGAGGAAGCTTTTTGGGAATAAAGACTCCTGCCGATTTATGGGTCGGGATCCTGAGGAGCCAGGTGATAAAAGATGCAATCATAGACCGTTTTAACTTGATGAAGGCCTTTGGAGTCGAAACCAAAGACGACGCCAGGGGCGCGCTGAACGGGATGGTTAGAGTCACCAAATCCAAGGAAGACATCATATCCATCACCGTAGTGGACACTGATCCCAAAAGAGCGGCAGCACTTGCCAACGCTTTCGTGGAGGAGTTGGACAGAATCAACAAGAGCATTCTGACGACGTCCGGAAGGAGAATGAGAGTCTTTGTGGAAGCGAGGGTGAAGCAGGCAAGCGAGGAGCTTGCGACAGCAGAGGACGCGGTCAAAGCATTTCAGGAGAAAAACAGGGCTGTGAAACTGGATGATCAGTCCAAGGCCATCATTGAGGCCTTCGCCAATGTCAAAGGCCAGCTGATGGTGCGCGAAGTCGAACTCCAGACTCTCCTCTCATATGCAACACCGACCAATCCTCAGGTAGAGCTTTTGAAAACGCAGGTGGAAGAGCTGAAAGAAAAGCTGAGGGAGCTCGAAGAAGGTAAAGGAAAGATCCTGAACCCGTCATCAAAAGACATCTTTATTCCGACATCCAGACTTCCGGATCTAAGCCTTCAATATGCTCGGCTTCTGAGGGACGCCAAGGTTCAGGAAACAGTCAACGGACTTCTGACCCAGCAGTACGAGATGGCCAGAATACAGGAAGCAAAAGATAGTCCTACTGTGCAGGTGCTGGACACGGCTCAGGTGCCGGAGAGGAAGGCAGGACCGAATAGGAAGAGAATTATTCTGGTCTCCACCTTCGCTGCCGGAGTGTTTGGCGTGTTCCTGGCTTTCTTTCTGGACTATCTCGAGAAGGTTAAAATGCAGCAGCCACGGCTGCAAGGCAAGATAGCCTAA
- a CDS encoding glycosyltransferase family 39 protein: MLSEKFRDILILCAAAVFTWIMFAALLPGPSFSLFSDYWDYLQIGREIADGHGFTSKFTYPALLKYAEPGDSTFPVLWRGPAYPYFLAILYSFVGHRAGILLHVNALFFVLTIPFIYLIGRTLFSRGAGVVASLLFMLSSEILDVTTLGYPTTELVFFFVLSTFLLSGTPSARRALLSGFWFALGVLTQISFIIYLPVLSVYGFYQAEKKRGLVLAALLSFPVISFLAFQARNWIVTGNPVFTTASFHMSFYPIIPLWKIARSVDPAMQFSASFLFSNFLTVVSQCAINFQRYIWAFPGFLGTLGLSFFILSFFLRWPKNETARFVKFVLVSLVVGVLALAPFVFDTMLLLPLIPLCFILASGACFSLLKKLGREVFFLRNTLLIVVSLMLLAQMRTVSLKLKHGALDLDRVSVEEDMKAIGRDLKEGDLVISDIPDFVAWYTGMSGLWLPDFDQLDKALSMVHAEAIYLSPQYGKILSTSGDSWWNRVASGTRVLPEFPVRKKFGSGGILLLKGA, translated from the coding sequence ATGCTTTCTGAAAAGTTTCGTGACATTCTCATCCTTTGCGCAGCCGCCGTCTTCACATGGATCATGTTCGCCGCTCTTCTCCCAGGGCCGAGCTTCTCGCTCTTTTCTGACTATTGGGACTACCTTCAAATCGGAAGAGAAATCGCAGACGGCCACGGCTTCACCTCAAAATTCACCTACCCTGCGCTTCTCAAGTACGCAGAACCGGGAGACAGCACTTTTCCGGTCCTCTGGCGGGGACCTGCCTATCCATATTTCCTCGCCATTCTCTATTCTTTTGTTGGCCACAGGGCAGGCATACTTCTTCATGTGAATGCCCTTTTCTTCGTTCTGACAATTCCTTTCATCTATCTCATCGGAAGAACTCTCTTCTCAAGAGGGGCCGGAGTAGTCGCTTCTCTTCTGTTCATGCTCTCCTCCGAAATCCTCGATGTGACCACATTAGGTTATCCGACAACGGAACTGGTGTTCTTCTTCGTGCTATCGACGTTCCTTCTTTCGGGAACGCCTTCGGCGCGCCGAGCACTGTTGAGCGGATTTTGGTTCGCACTTGGCGTTCTGACGCAGATCTCCTTCATCATTTACCTCCCCGTTCTATCCGTTTATGGGTTTTACCAGGCAGAGAAGAAGAGGGGACTGGTTCTTGCGGCTCTGCTCTCCTTCCCGGTAATCAGCTTCCTTGCCTTTCAAGCAAGGAACTGGATTGTCACTGGGAACCCTGTTTTCACAACAGCAAGCTTCCACATGAGTTTTTATCCGATCATTCCGCTGTGGAAGATTGCAAGGAGCGTAGACCCTGCAATGCAGTTTTCGGCGTCGTTCCTTTTCTCCAACTTCCTCACTGTGGTTTCACAATGCGCGATAAATTTCCAGCGATACATATGGGCCTTTCCGGGCTTCCTGGGTACATTGGGACTTTCATTCTTTATTCTATCCTTCTTCCTGAGATGGCCAAAGAATGAAACGGCACGCTTTGTCAAATTCGTTCTCGTCTCGCTTGTTGTCGGCGTTCTTGCCCTGGCTCCGTTCGTTTTCGACACGATGCTCCTCCTGCCGCTGATTCCTTTGTGCTTCATTCTTGCTTCGGGCGCATGTTTCTCTCTGCTCAAGAAACTCGGGAGGGAGGTCTTTTTCCTCAGGAACACGCTTCTGATAGTTGTTTCTCTTATGCTTCTCGCGCAGATGAGAACCGTGTCGCTCAAACTGAAACACGGGGCGCTGGACCTTGATCGGGTCTCTGTTGAGGAAGACATGAAGGCAATCGGGAGAGACCTGAAGGAGGGAGACTTGGTAATTTCCGATATCCCGGATTTCGTGGCTTGGTACACGGGAATGAGTGGACTCTGGCTCCCAGATTTCGACCAGCTTGACAAGGCCCTCTCCATGGTTCACGCAGAGGCGATATATCTTTCTCCGCAGTACGGGAAGATTCTGTCGACGTCCGGGGATTCGTGGTGGAACAGGGTCGCTTCCGGGACAAGAGTTCTGCCTGAATTTCCGGTTCGAAAGAAATTTGGGAGCGGCGGCATTCTCTTACTCAAAGGCGCATGA
- a CDS encoding exopolysaccharide biosynthesis polyprenyl glycosylphosphotransferase produces MPKLRVEAQRKLSGKKALIIHDGILRVPLPDDFTKIALPYRIIGSVNHNGTRLNESIPFRFPFLGPLEELEEIVKRESVDAIILPGTGPVDPDLGSALARCGSLGVELRTLPGIYEEATGKALLSPTDHGWFVSQVAGTTDSPPYLVIKRILDVVFSSIALSAFSLLLPFIAAGIRLSSPGSIFIRQDRVGKSGKLLKMWKLRTMIWDAEGDGQPVWAQADDKRVTSFGKFLRRTKLDEVPQFWNVLKGEMSIVGPRPERPYFVEQLETSVPYYGWRHSIKPGITGWAQIHQGYASSEEESFEKSRYDLFYLKRRGILMDFLILAKTIPVVLRGKGSR; encoded by the coding sequence ATGCCGAAGCTCAGGGTTGAAGCACAAAGAAAATTAAGCGGGAAAAAAGCCCTCATAATACACGATGGAATCCTGAGAGTCCCTCTTCCTGATGACTTCACGAAGATTGCCCTTCCCTACAGAATAATCGGCTCAGTCAATCACAACGGCACCAGACTCAATGAATCCATACCCTTCAGATTCCCTTTCCTCGGCCCTCTTGAAGAGCTTGAGGAGATTGTGAAGAGGGAATCTGTGGATGCGATCATCCTTCCTGGGACCGGCCCCGTTGACCCGGACCTCGGCAGCGCCCTGGCGCGCTGCGGCAGTCTGGGAGTCGAACTGAGGACGCTGCCAGGGATTTACGAAGAAGCGACTGGAAAGGCATTACTCTCCCCCACCGACCACGGATGGTTCGTTTCTCAGGTGGCCGGCACGACTGATTCGCCCCCCTACCTAGTGATCAAGAGGATTCTTGACGTAGTCTTTTCGTCAATCGCTCTCTCGGCTTTTTCCTTGCTTCTACCTTTCATCGCTGCCGGGATACGGTTGAGCTCACCCGGTAGTATTTTCATCAGGCAGGACAGGGTTGGGAAGTCAGGAAAGCTACTCAAGATGTGGAAGCTGCGCACGATGATCTGGGATGCCGAAGGTGATGGACAGCCGGTCTGGGCTCAAGCAGACGACAAGAGGGTCACTTCGTTCGGCAAGTTCTTGAGGAGGACAAAGTTGGATGAGGTGCCCCAGTTCTGGAATGTCCTCAAAGGCGAGATGAGTATCGTCGGTCCGAGACCGGAAAGACCATACTTCGTGGAGCAGTTGGAGACATCTGTTCCTTATTATGGTTGGAGGCATTCGATAAAGCCGGGCATCACCGGCTGGGCTCAGATTCATCAAGGATATGCATCCAGTGAGGAGGAGTCCTTCGAGAAATCCCGGTATGACCTCTTCTATCTCAAGCGAAGGGGTATCTTGATGGACTTCTTGATACTTGCAAAGACGATCCCGGTTGTCCTAAGGGGCAAGGGTTCAAGGTAG
- a CDS encoding DegT/DnrJ/EryC1/StrS family aminotransferase: MEVPLLDLKVQYASLKSEIGQAINSVLESQEFILGANVANLEKEIAGYCQTKHAIGVASGTDALLLALKGFEVGKGDEVITSAYSFFASAGTIWNAGATPVFIDIEPGSFNMNPELVEAAVTKRTKAIMPVHLFGQIAWMDPIMDIARRKGLAVIEDAAQSLGARQKDSAGTERKAGSIGSAGCTSFFPSKNLGGFGDGGMVVTNDDRAAERIRLLRVHGGKEKYLHSIVGTNSRLDAIQAAVLRVKLKSLEEWNRKRKEHAMFYDREFRGTPVSTPVVRNENVCIYNQYVVRVPQRDKVKDLLKKKGIGTAIYYPLPLHLQECFAGLKNKKGDFPEAEKASIESLALPVFPELTPEQRSYVAASLKEIVSEVKSGG; the protein is encoded by the coding sequence ATGGAAGTACCACTTCTTGACTTGAAGGTTCAATACGCGTCTCTGAAAAGCGAGATAGGGCAGGCCATCAATTCCGTTCTCGAGTCGCAGGAGTTCATTCTTGGAGCGAATGTTGCGAATCTCGAGAAGGAGATTGCGGGCTACTGCCAGACAAAGCACGCGATCGGAGTTGCCTCAGGGACTGATGCACTCCTTCTGGCACTTAAGGGATTTGAAGTGGGAAAAGGGGATGAGGTCATAACCTCTGCGTACTCCTTCTTCGCATCTGCCGGGACCATCTGGAATGCCGGCGCAACCCCTGTTTTCATCGACATAGAGCCCGGAAGTTTCAACATGAATCCTGAGCTTGTCGAGGCGGCTGTCACCAAGAGAACGAAGGCAATAATGCCGGTACATCTCTTTGGCCAGATCGCCTGGATGGATCCCATCATGGATATCGCAAGAAGGAAGGGACTGGCTGTCATCGAAGATGCAGCCCAATCTCTGGGCGCCCGCCAGAAAGATTCCGCCGGGACGGAAAGGAAGGCCGGGAGTATCGGCAGTGCCGGCTGCACCTCGTTCTTCCCGAGCAAGAATCTTGGAGGTTTTGGTGACGGCGGAATGGTAGTGACGAACGATGACAGAGCCGCAGAGAGAATAAGACTTCTCAGGGTCCACGGCGGGAAGGAGAAATATCTTCACAGCATAGTCGGCACGAATAGCAGGCTTGATGCGATCCAGGCGGCTGTCCTTCGAGTGAAGCTCAAGTCTCTTGAGGAATGGAACAGAAAGAGAAAAGAACATGCAATGTTCTATGACCGTGAATTCCGGGGCACTCCGGTTTCCACCCCAGTCGTCCGGAATGAGAATGTCTGTATCTATAACCAGTACGTTGTCAGAGTTCCCCAAAGAGACAAGGTGAAGGACCTACTCAAGAAAAAAGGCATCGGCACGGCCATCTACTATCCGCTTCCACTTCACCTTCAGGAGTGTTTTGCGGGCTTGAAGAATAAGAAGGGGGATTTTCCCGAGGCTGAGAAGGCCTCGATCGAATCCCTTGCGCTGCCCGTTTTTCCAGAACTTACGCCCGAGCAGAGAAGTTATGTCGCAGCCAGTTTGAAGGAAATAGTGAGCGAGGTCAAATCCGGTGGTTAG
- a CDS encoding DapH/DapD/GlmU-related protein — MENCIAPSAKIGKGVSFGKGVIVEDNVEIGEGTTIGSYVVIHNGTKIGARVRIDDNVVIGKLPMRAVFSTLKVPDTLPPASIGDDCLVGCFTVVYRGAMVGKKVLVADLASVREDVTIGEGTIVGRGVAIENKTTIGSYVKLETGSYITAFSTIEDRVFVAPMVTTTNDNFMGRTQERFKHTRGATVKKGGRIAANSTLLPGIVIGEDAVVAAGSVVTKNVPPSKIVKGAPASVWRDTPKEQLLENQ; from the coding sequence GTGGAGAATTGCATAGCTCCAAGTGCGAAAATTGGGAAGGGCGTCAGTTTTGGAAAGGGTGTCATAGTTGAGGACAACGTTGAGATTGGAGAAGGCACAACAATAGGTTCATATGTTGTCATCCACAACGGAACGAAAATAGGCGCGCGTGTCCGGATTGACGACAATGTGGTCATTGGAAAACTTCCGATGAGAGCTGTTTTCAGCACACTGAAAGTGCCGGATACCCTTCCGCCTGCAAGCATAGGAGATGACTGCCTTGTTGGCTGCTTCACAGTTGTCTACCGTGGAGCAATGGTGGGAAAGAAGGTTCTTGTTGCCGACCTGGCTTCAGTCAGGGAGGACGTCACGATCGGCGAGGGAACGATTGTTGGAAGGGGCGTAGCGATTGAGAACAAGACAACGATCGGAAGCTATGTAAAGCTCGAGACAGGGAGCTACATAACAGCCTTCTCCACCATAGAAGATAGAGTTTTTGTCGCTCCAATGGTGACAACTACAAACGACAACTTCATGGGAAGGACGCAGGAGAGATTCAAACACACAAGAGGGGCAACCGTAAAAAAGGGAGGAAGAATTGCTGCAAACTCAACCTTGCTGCCTGGAATCGTAATTGGCGAGGACGCGGTTGTAGCCGCCGGCTCGGTTGTCACTAAGAATGTTCCTCCTTCGAAGATAGTCAAAGGGGCTCCTGCCTCCGTGTGGCGGGATACTCCGAAGGAGCAGCTTCTCGAGAATCAATAG
- a CDS encoding Gfo/Idh/MocA family oxidoreductase, with protein MIRIGVVGAGSWGINHVRTFAQLPVCKLTMVADLSDKSLAASKRIEPSVRTTKDHSELLASDEVDAVVISSSAETHFPIAKEALEHNKDILIEKPFVLKIKEGEELVSLAESKGRILMVGHLLKYHPAVIRLKELATSGALGKVFYICSKRVNLGVVRANENALWSLAPHDISVMLYLLDRDPVMVAATGQSYIQKGIEDVVFFALYFSSGEMCHGHVSWLDPHKIREFIVVGSKKMAVFDDMEATEKMKIYDKGVEGAPESYASYGEAIAIRMGDIYVPWIRMVEPLRSEALHFLECVKERKTPLTDGKDGMRVLRVLEAAQLSLRNGGTPVKLESH; from the coding sequence ATGATAAGAATAGGTGTAGTCGGAGCTGGTTCGTGGGGCATCAACCACGTCAGAACATTCGCGCAGCTTCCTGTCTGCAAACTGACGATGGTAGCCGATCTCTCTGACAAAAGCCTTGCAGCCTCGAAGAGAATTGAGCCGTCCGTAAGAACCACGAAAGATCATAGCGAACTCCTCGCGAGTGATGAAGTGGATGCAGTCGTTATTTCATCCAGTGCAGAGACTCATTTCCCAATTGCCAAAGAAGCTCTCGAACACAACAAGGATATCCTGATCGAGAAGCCGTTTGTTCTCAAGATCAAGGAAGGCGAGGAGCTGGTAAGCCTTGCAGAATCAAAAGGCCGCATTCTCATGGTCGGGCATCTGCTCAAGTATCATCCGGCCGTGATACGGCTCAAGGAACTTGCGACATCAGGTGCTCTTGGAAAAGTCTTCTACATTTGCTCAAAGAGAGTGAACCTGGGCGTGGTCAGGGCAAACGAAAATGCCCTCTGGAGCCTCGCACCGCATGACATATCCGTCATGCTCTATCTCCTCGACCGCGATCCGGTCATGGTTGCCGCCACAGGACAATCTTATATTCAGAAAGGAATAGAAGACGTTGTTTTCTTCGCCCTCTACTTTTCCTCCGGAGAGATGTGTCACGGGCATGTAAGCTGGCTCGATCCTCACAAGATAAGGGAGTTCATCGTTGTCGGCAGTAAGAAGATGGCTGTTTTCGATGACATGGAAGCCACGGAGAAGATGAAGATATACGATAAGGGTGTCGAGGGTGCGCCCGAGAGTTATGCGTCCTACGGCGAAGCGATCGCTATCCGAATGGGTGACATTTATGTTCCCTGGATCAGGATGGTTGAGCCTCTGAGAAGTGAGGCGCTGCACTTTCTTGAGTGTGTGAAAGAACGAAAGACTCCTTTGACCGACGGGAAAGACGGGATGAGGGTATTGAGAGTGCTGGAAGCTGCCCAGCTCTCGCTCAGGAACGGCGGAACCCCCGTGAAATTGGAGTCCCACTGA
- a CDS encoding response regulator: MNSSTETAAVTVKAELDTPEELDSRALLDEVSQSPTRVLVVDDEENVREIFLELFREKGHEADSANTGEEALRKINETEYDLVLTDINLPGVDGLEVVKAVKAKNETTCVIVITGYASTRTAIDALRHGAYDYVTKPFDLWEVAQTIDRGLSSCRLTAENQLLLQRLKVANEELKQHKETLIEKIELATRRLRTLYEFGKEITSSLSLGNTCSSITEKARALILCDTVFLFLFDENSSQYSTVAGSGVENLGISEVKCSPSDGFPGTALSLETPTVHTRPKILGVNGEYAPTKGPGACLVVPLSTLGERIGGLLLARAEEKPFSQEDMEMLSLFGRQAAIALSNARLYEKTKELDRLKSEFVAVVSHELRTPLTSMKGSIDLLQDERLFKPSETQKELLGICDANATRLIKLVSDILDFSKMDSSKLSMDFEPIDVVEVLRQCIRNIEGLAKQKNLGILADLPGQEVIVEADGARIEQVVTNLLGNAIKFSEAQSKVSLSFTARENEIEVGVRDQGSGIAVQDIKKLFKKFQQLDGSMTRKVGGTGLGLVISKGIIEQHHGRIWVESEIGKGSLFAFAIPLKQPGAEGQAAIKEIVPLT, from the coding sequence TTGAACTCATCCACTGAAACGGCAGCCGTCACAGTCAAAGCTGAACTTGACACACCAGAAGAACTTGACTCCCGGGCGCTGCTGGACGAGGTTTCGCAGAGTCCCACAAGAGTCCTTGTGGTTGATGATGAGGAAAATGTTAGGGAGATCTTCCTGGAACTCTTCAGGGAGAAGGGCCACGAGGCAGATTCGGCCAACACCGGCGAGGAAGCATTAAGGAAGATAAATGAGACGGAGTACGACCTTGTTCTCACGGACATTAACCTTCCCGGAGTCGATGGCCTCGAAGTAGTCAAAGCTGTAAAGGCGAAAAACGAAACGACCTGCGTGATTGTCATCACTGGTTATGCCTCCACAAGAACTGCAATAGATGCTCTCAGACACGGTGCGTATGACTACGTGACAAAGCCCTTCGATCTCTGGGAAGTAGCCCAGACAATAGACAGGGGTCTGTCAAGCTGCAGGCTGACTGCCGAAAACCAGCTGCTGCTCCAGAGACTGAAAGTGGCCAATGAGGAACTCAAACAGCACAAGGAAACGCTGATCGAAAAGATAGAGTTGGCAACGCGAAGACTGAGGACCCTCTACGAGTTCGGCAAAGAAATTACATCAAGCCTTAGTCTTGGAAACACTTGTAGTTCCATTACCGAGAAAGCAAGAGCACTGATTCTGTGCGACACGGTCTTCCTTTTTCTTTTTGACGAGAATTCGAGTCAATATTCCACTGTAGCAGGAAGCGGGGTTGAGAATCTCGGGATTTCAGAGGTCAAGTGCTCACCCTCTGATGGCTTCCCGGGAACGGCTCTCTCGCTGGAAACTCCCACTGTTCACACCAGGCCGAAGATATTGGGCGTAAACGGAGAGTACGCTCCTACGAAAGGACCAGGCGCGTGCCTTGTTGTTCCACTTTCGACTCTGGGAGAAAGAATAGGCGGGCTTCTTCTTGCAAGGGCAGAGGAGAAGCCGTTCTCGCAAGAGGATATGGAAATGTTGTCTTTGTTCGGGAGGCAGGCGGCGATAGCGCTTTCGAACGCAAGGCTCTATGAGAAAACGAAGGAGCTTGACAGATTGAAGTCCGAGTTTGTGGCAGTTGTATCGCATGAGCTGCGGACTCCGCTCACATCCATGAAAGGTTCAATCGATCTTCTGCAGGACGAGAGGCTTTTCAAGCCATCCGAAACTCAAAAGGAACTGCTCGGTATCTGCGACGCCAATGCCACACGGCTTATTAAGCTTGTATCGGACATACTTGATTTCTCCAAGATGGACTCTTCGAAATTGTCTATGGATTTCGAGCCGATTGATGTCGTTGAGGTGCTCAGACAATGCATCAGGAACATAGAGGGCCTCGCGAAACAGAAGAATTTGGGCATTCTGGCCGATCTGCCTGGACAAGAGGTGATTGTTGAAGCAGACGGGGCCAGGATCGAACAGGTGGTGACAAACCTTCTCGGCAACGCCATCAAGTTCTCTGAGGCACAGAGCAAGGTGTCCCTCTCCTTTACAGCCAGAGAGAACGAGATTGAAGTCGGGGTCAGAGACCAGGGGTCAGGAATCGCGGTCCAAGACATAAAGAAACTCTTCAAGAAGTTTCAACAGCTCGACGGCTCAATGACGAGAAAGGTCGGAGGGACCGGGCTGGGTCTTGTGATCTCGAAAGGCATAATCGAGCAGCATCATGGCCGGATATGGGTCGAAAGTGAGATTGGGAAAGGAAGCCTGTTTGCCTTCGCAATTCCACTCAAGCAGCCTGGGGCCGAGGGACAAGCGGCCATCAAGGAAATAGTTCCTCTGACTTGA